One genomic window of Thalassolituus hydrocarboniclasticus includes the following:
- the ccoO gene encoding cytochrome-c oxidase, cbb3-type subunit II, whose protein sequence is MKHDNIEKSLPLMVVMIVIALSWGGMVEIVPLFWHNDTNQPVEGLKPYTAMQLEGRDIYIREGCHVCHTQMVRPFRAETERYGPYSTAGESVYEHPFLWGSKRTGPDLARVGGRYSDEWHRAHMYNPRDVVPESIMPSYPWLFEDKIDGRLTPKKMEALRMVGVPYTDADIEGAKEAVDGKREIEALVAYLQHLGTVVTKR, encoded by the coding sequence ATTAAGCACGACAATATTGAGAAAAGCCTGCCGCTGATGGTGGTGATGATCGTCATCGCCCTGAGCTGGGGCGGTATGGTGGAGATCGTTCCACTGTTCTGGCACAACGACACCAACCAGCCGGTAGAAGGCCTGAAGCCTTACACCGCAATGCAGCTGGAAGGCCGTGATATCTACATCCGCGAAGGCTGTCACGTGTGTCACACCCAGATGGTTCGTCCGTTCCGCGCCGAAACTGAGCGTTACGGTCCGTACTCCACCGCTGGTGAATCCGTGTACGAGCATCCGTTCCTGTGGGGCTCCAAGCGTACCGGTCCTGACCTGGCGCGTGTAGGTGGCCGTTACTCTGATGAGTGGCACCGCGCACACATGTACAACCCACGTGATGTTGTGCCTGAGTCGATCATGCCATCTTATCCATGGTTGTTTGAAGACAAGATCGATGGCCGCCTGACTCCGAAGAAAATGGAAGCCCTGCGTATGGTCGGCGTACCGTACACCGATGCTGACATTGAAGGTGCTAAAGAGGCCGTTGACGGCAAACGTGAAATCGAAGCTCTGGTTGCTTATCTGCAGCACCTGGGCACTGTAGTCACTAAACGGTAA
- the ccoP gene encoding cytochrome-c oxidase, cbb3-type subunit III has product MLSTFWQVWIAVIVLGSMIGCGVLIMYTSRGQRKEETDQTTGHDYDGIQELDNPLPRWWVFMFWATIVFGFGYLGVYGLGNFDGLLTVEVDGEQVTWTSANQWKAEVQKFDADIAPLYAKYTATPVEELVKDADALQTGQRLFKSNCSVCHGSTAKGAQGFPNLTDNDWLYGGAPENIKHTLTYGRQGAMPAWGGVLGEEGTADMVSYVRSLSGLKHDAEAAERAAPKYQQLCMACHGADGKGSQLVGAPNLTDDIWLYGGSSKQIEFTLKHGRNGKMPAHLEILGSNAEAKIHLLTTYVYSLSHQQ; this is encoded by the coding sequence ATGTTAAGCACTTTCTGGCAAGTGTGGATTGCAGTCATCGTACTGGGATCCATGATTGGTTGCGGCGTACTGATCATGTACACCAGCCGCGGCCAGCGTAAAGAAGAGACTGACCAGACAACTGGTCATGATTACGACGGTATTCAGGAACTGGACAACCCGCTGCCACGCTGGTGGGTATTTATGTTCTGGGCAACCATCGTGTTTGGTTTTGGCTACCTCGGCGTATATGGTCTGGGTAACTTCGACGGCCTACTGACGGTTGAAGTGGACGGCGAACAGGTTACCTGGACGTCTGCCAACCAGTGGAAAGCCGAAGTACAGAAGTTCGATGCTGACATCGCGCCACTGTATGCCAAGTACACCGCCACTCCTGTTGAGGAACTGGTTAAGGATGCAGACGCTCTGCAAACCGGCCAGCGCCTGTTCAAGAGCAACTGTTCTGTATGCCACGGCTCTACCGCCAAAGGCGCTCAGGGCTTCCCTAACCTGACCGATAACGATTGGCTGTATGGTGGCGCTCCTGAGAACATCAAGCACACCCTGACTTACGGTCGTCAGGGCGCGATGCCAGCCTGGGGTGGTGTTCTGGGTGAAGAAGGCACCGCTGACATGGTTAGCTATGTTCGCAGCCTGTCTGGCCTGAAGCACGATGCTGAAGCGGCTGAACGCGCTGCACCTAAGTACCAGCAGCTGTGTATGGCTTGTCACGGTGCAGACGGTAAAGGCAGCCAGCTGGTTGGTGCTCCGAACCTGACCGACGACATCTGGCTCTACGGTGGTTCTTCCAAGCAGATTGAGTTCACTCTGAAGCATGGTCGTAACGGTAAAATGCCTGCTCACCTGGAAATTCTGGGTAGCAACGCTGAAGCCAAGATCCACCTGCTGACCACTTACGTTTACTCGCTGTCTCACCAGCAGTAA
- a CDS encoding cbb3-type cytochrome oxidase subunit 3 produces MDINDVRGLGTIFALIAFAGIFWWAYGSSRRKRFDDDAQIPFLDNEEMPSHDDKDRSK; encoded by the coding sequence ATGGATATTAACGACGTGCGTGGTTTGGGCACCATATTCGCCCTGATAGCTTTTGCCGGTATTTTCTGGTGGGCCTATGGCTCCAGCCGCAGGAAGCGTTTTGACGATGATGCCCAGATACCATTTCTTGATAACGAAGAAATGCCATCGCACGACGATAAAGATCGGAGTAAATAA